The following are from one region of the Vitis riparia cultivar Riparia Gloire de Montpellier isolate 1030 chromosome 14, EGFV_Vit.rip_1.0, whole genome shotgun sequence genome:
- the LOC117931012 gene encoding uncharacterized protein LOC117931012: MDSAATQRLISLAATFCLILIHTPPANSFNNTPSAYDVLEAYNFPIGLLPYGVRGYDFNDTTGQFSAYFSHSCSFSGGFYQLKYEPTIKGYLSNGMLSSLEGVSVKLFFLWIDISEIIRNGDGLDFYVWILSTRFPVDYFEEPPQCGCGINCSPRQVRKLRAN, from the coding sequence ATGGATTCAGCTGCAACCCAAAGATTGATTTCTCTAGCAGCAACTTTCTGCCTAATCCTCATACATACACCTCCAGCCAACTCCTTCAATAACACCCCATCGGCATATGACGTTCTTGAGGCCTACAACTTCCCAATTGGCCTTCTTCCCTATGGGGTCAGAGGCTATGATTTCAACGACACAACAGGTCAATTTTCAGCCTATTTCAGTCATAGTTGCAGCTTCTCTGGAGGCTTCTACCAATTGAAGTACGAGCCCACCATCAAAGGTTACTTATCAAATGGCATGCTATCTAGCCTGGAAGGCGTCAGTGTGAAGTTGTTCTTTTTGTGGATAGACATATCAGAGATCATCAGGAATGGAGATGGTCTTGATTTCTATGTGTGGATTCTGTCCACCAGGTTTCCTGTTGACTACTTTGAGGAGCCTCCTCAATGTGGGTGTGGCATAAATTGCAGTCCTAGGCAAGTAAGGAAGCTTAGAGCAAATTAA